The Rhododendron vialii isolate Sample 1 chromosome 5a, ASM3025357v1 genome contains a region encoding:
- the LOC131327950 gene encoding uncharacterized protein LOC131327950, which translates to MSAAFLKKFFPIGKTLRLRQEITTFQQAENEQFYEAWERYGDLIRKCPHHDIPKWQLVQSFYSELHPQHRVMVDASCGGSVMVKNEEDAWQLFETMSEGSLQNVSFERRTKSVITGSDKPRGMYEIKPSHDLQSKVDALTEKVEQLLTKELATSQPPPYQEHHNSLCLCKNRLMLHKGMPMRKVSPNRNQQQAHPQSSRDPSFEEKVLQALGRLNDTQQQVRTNTQSIARLETQVGQIANALNRREEGRLPSQLVQPHGRQFLVHDSPPADAKVIMTLRNKREVETRPEKVKPKEHLAPSDPDDFGKESSQSKDGTPLVTPASPTSVSAAPRCHPMCLKPHSHHV; encoded by the exons ATGAGTGCGGCATTCCTTAAGAAATTCTTCCCCATAGGAAAAACACTCAGACTTCGGCAAGAGATTACCACTTTTCAACAAGCTGAGAATGAACAGTTCTATGAGGCTTGGGAGAGATATGGTGATCTCATTCGTAAGTGTCCGCACCATGACATACCTAAGTGGCAATTAGTACAGAGTTTTTATTCCGAGCTGCATCCGCAGCATCGTGTGATGGTTGATGCCTCATGTGGAGGCTCTGTGATGGTTAAGAATGAAGAGGATGCCTGGCAGTTATTTGAAACTATGAGCGAAGGGTCCCtgcaaaatgtttcttttgagaGGAGAACTAAGTCAGTCATTACTGGTTCTGATAAGCCACGAGGTATGTATGAGATTAAACCATCTCATGACCTCCAATCTAAAGTAGATGCACTGACTGAGAAAGTTGAACAGCTTCTCACCAAGGAATTGGCCACCTCACAGCCTCCACCTTATCAGGAG CACCACAATTCCCTTTGTTTGTGCAAGAACAGGTTAATGCTGCACAAGGGTATGCCAATGCGCAAGGTTTCTCCAAACCGG AATCAGCAGCAAGCACATCCCCAATCCTCGCGGGATCCATCCTTTGAGGAAAAGGTGCTACAAGCGCTTGGTAGACTAAATGACACCCAACAGCAGGTGCGCACCAACACACAGTCCATCGCAAGGTTAGAGACCCAAGTGGGTCAAATAGCCAATGCACTCAATCGTAGAGAAGAAGGTAGGTTGCCCAGTCAGCTTGTCCAACCCCATGGAAGACAGTTTTTGGTTCATGACTCGCCTCCTGCTGATGCTAAGGTAATTATGACTTTGCGCAATAAGAGAGAGGTCGAAACCCGACCAGAGAAAGTGAAGCCGAAAGAGCATTTGGCTCCCTCCGACCCCGATGACTTTGGGAAGGAGAGTTCACAGAGTAAAGATGGAACCCCTCTAGTCACACCTGCATCACCCACTTCCGTGTCAGCGGCCCCAAGGTGCCACCCTATGTGCCTAAAGCCCCATTCCCATCATGTTTGA
- the LOC131326048 gene encoding L-type lectin-domain containing receptor kinase SIT2-like has translation MTSTPVLVYFLILLFFCLNPLAMAVDENQFVYNGFNGAPIHLDGVAKIHSNGLLQLTNSSKHGIGHAFYQFPVRFHTSSSTLNQDLSFFTHFVFAIVPVVTNLSGHGMAFFISPSMDFNKSVGSQYFGLLNSSDIGLPSNHLLAIELDTIENSEYNDINDNHVGIDVNSLESNVSAAVTYYSNGERINRSLELASGSPMHVWIEYDGFENVLNVTLAHIKSPKPDQSLLSTHINLSSILLDSMYIGFTATTGAVSGNHYVLGWSFNKSGKAQGLEISKLPSLPHQRKPGQGITGRGITVLVTTIFIGLTITIAGTFYVLRRKKYEEIREDWEREYGPHRFSYKDLFKATRGFIDEELLGAGGFGKVYRGVLQSSKEQVAVKKVSRDSKQGIKEFVAEIASMGRLRHRNLVQLLGYSRRKGELLLVYDYMPNGSLDKFLFSNEKPVLNWARRYHIIRGVASALLYLHEEWDQVVLHRDVKASNVLLDADLNGRLGDFGLARLYDHGANPETTHVVGTVGYLAPELTRTGKATTSTDVFAFGAFILEVACGRRPVQVQQLPDEVILVDWVFEKWKEGAILETSDPRLGGEYLEEEMELVLKLGLLCSKSNAVTRPSMRQVMQYLDGDALLPEIIHESTSIGTTGLGNEAFSDSVMSFPSTIVKSSAPSVASTESILTSGQ, from the coding sequence ATGACTTCCACACCGGTATTAGTTTATTTTCtgatacttttatttttttgcttgaatCCCCTAGCCATGGCTGTAGATGAAAACCAGTTCGTGTATAATGGCTTCAATGGAGCCCCTATTCACCTTGATGGGGTTGCAAAAATCCATTCCAATGGTCTTTTGCAGCTAACCAACAGTTCAAAGCATGGGATTGGTCATGCTTTCTACCAGTTTCCGGTTAGATTTCATACATCTTCGTCCACGTTAAACCAAGATCTTTCATTTTTCACCCATTTTGTGTTTGCCATTGTTCCTGTGGTAACAAATCTGAGTGGTCATGGAATGGCCTTCTTCATCTCACCATCTATGGATTTCAACAAATCTGTAGGTAGCCAGTATTTTGGGCTCCTCAATTCTTCTGACATTGGGCTCCCTTCCAACCATCTGTTGGCAATTGAGCTCGATACCATTGAGAATTCTGAATACAATGACATAAACGATAACCATGTTGGAATTGATGTTAATAGCTTAGAATCAAATGTATCTGCAGCCGTCACGTATTACTCCAACGGAGAACGGATAAATCGAAGCTTGGAACTTGCAAGCGGGAGTCCAATGCACGTTTGGATTGAGTATGATGGGTTTGAGAATGTACTCAATGTAACACTTGCACATATTAAGAGCCCGAAACCAGATCAGTCTCTCCTGTCAACACACATCAACCTTTCTTCAATTCTATTGGATTCTATGTATATTGGTTTCACCGCTACTACAGGAGCAGTTTCAGGGAACCACTACGTTCTTGGTTGGAGCTTTAATAAAAGTGGGAAAGCACAGGGCCTAGAAATTTCAAAGCTTCCTTCACTTCCTCATCAAAGAAAACCCGGTCAAGGAATTACAGGTCGAGGAATTACAGTTTTAGTGACAACGATATTCATTGGGCTGACTATCACAATTGCAGGGACATTTTACGTGTTGAGGAGGAAAAAGTATGAAGAAATACGTGAAGATTGGGAGAGGGAATATGGCCCTCATAGGTTTTCCTATAAGGATCTCTTCAAAGCTACCAGAGGTTTCATAGACGAAGAGCTTCTTGGAGCAGGAGGTTTCGGAAAGGTTTATAGAGGAGTACTTCAATCTTCGAAGGAACAAGTGGCAGTCAAGAAAGTCTCCCGTGATTCAAAACAAGGGATCAAGGAGTTTGTGGCCGAAATCGCTAGCATGGGAAGGCTAAGACACAGGAACTTGGTGCAGCTCCTTGGCTATAGCCGGCGGAAGGGAGAGCTGCTCTTGGTCTACGATTATATGCCAAACGGAAGCCTTGACAAGTTCCTATTTAGCAATGAAAAGCCGGTCCTCAACTGGGCACGACGGTATCATATCATCAGAGGAGTAGCATCCGCCCTTCTATATCTGCACGAAGAATGGGACCAAGTTGTTCTTCACAGAGACGTGAAGGCTAGTAATGTTCTATTGGATGCTGATCTAAACGGAAGGCTAGGGGATTTTGGTCTTGCTAGATTATATGATCATGGAGCAAACCCAGAAACAACCCATGTGGTGGGGACAGTTGGGTACCTTGCACCAGAGCTTACTAGAACCGGAAAGGCTACGACAAGCACTGATGTGTTTGCTTTCGGTGCATTCATTCTCGAAGTAGCTTGCGGAAGGAGGCCCGTACAAGTACAACAGTTGCCTGACGAGGTGATTTTGGTTGATTGGGTTTTCGAGAAGTGGAAGGAGGGAGCGATTCTTGAAACAAGTGATCCTAGATTGGGAGGAGAGTATTTGGAGGAGGAAATGGAGTTGGTTTTGAAACTAGGACTGCTTTGCTCAAAGTCTAATGCAGTGACAAGACCTAGCATGCGGCAAGTGATGCAATACCTTGATGGAGATGCCCTATTGCCGGAGATAATTCACGAGAGCACAAGTATCGGCACAACAGGTCTAGGTAATGAAGCATTTTCTGATTCTGTTATGTCATTTCCATCAACCATTGTGAAGTCTTCTGCTCCCTCTGTAGCTAGCACAGAGTCAATACTCACTAGCGGTCAGTAA